Genomic segment of Thiobacillus sp.:
ACGCCAACGGATGAGGATGGACGACCACGGAACCCGTCAAGATTCTGTGCGGACAGTCACACTGCGATATCTGGGGGTTGCCTATACTTCGGTTGCCAACCGACCCGGCGCCCGACCCCCAAGCCACCAAAGCCTCGTCGGCACGCAGTTTGTGAACAAAGACTCCTGACTTCCTTTCAACATCAACGGAGGAACGCATGATGAAAACTCGCTCGGTTTTCGCGCTATCGGCCCTGCTGCTCAGTTCGGTCGCCTTGTCCGCCCCCATGGAGGACAGGCAGAAATACGAAGCCTGGCTCTCTGAATTCAAGCAGGCGGACCTCAATTACAGCGGCGGGCTTTCCCAGTCCGAACTGGACAAGACCAAGAATTTCCCGCTCATCAAGAAGCGCTTCAAGGACATGGACGTCAACCGGGACGGGCAGGTCACGCCCCTTGAATACGGTCAGTTCATCGACGCGCGCAGGAAGCGTGTGGAAGCACTGTTCAATCAGGTGGATACCAACAAGAGCGGCGGCTTGTCCAAGGTCGAGCTTGGCAAAACCCCCGCAAAACAGTTCCCGAACGTCAAGAAGAACTTCGACGCCATGGACGCCAACCGGGACGGCCAGATCACCCTGGCGGAGCGTGATAACTTCAAGCCCGCGCCCAAGCCCACGCACAAGGCCGCCCCCGCCCAGGACTGGCAGTCGGCCTTCAAGAAGGCGGACCTGAACGACAGCGGCGGACTCTCTGAAGTAGAACTGAAGGGCGTGCCTGCGGGAACCCTGGACGACCTGAAGAAGGGCTTCAAGGAGGCTGATGCCAACCGGGACGGCCAGGTGGCGTTGGCCGAATACCAGGCCTTCCAGGAGGAGGACGAAGAAGAAGAGGAAGACACCTCCGTCATGTCTTTCCTGCAGAACCTGCTGGGCAAGTAATCTACCCGGAACGCCCCCCCGATGCGGGACCAATGACCCCGGGAGTGAAGGGAATCTCCCTCAGGAGCGCGCCAGCCAGCGCGCTCCGCCCTCTTGTGTCCAATCCTCCAGCAGGGCCCGCTCAAGGGGCCAGTCATGGCGATGCCCCGCCTGCTTGCCGACCACGGCATGGTGATAGGCACCTTCCTTGTCCGAGGCCCGCTGGAAACCGGCGAGGCCCACCCCCCGCAGGCCATGGGGCAGCAAACGCCTCAACCAGGCCAGGAACAGCAGTCCAGCCGAGGGGGGCGCGGCCAGTTCCGCCACCAAATCCCGCCACACGTCCAGCGGCACGGTCAGCATGGGCACGTTGCGTTCCAGCAGATCCCGCGCCGCGTGCCAGTTGGAAAGGCGATAGCGCAGGTCGGGCCCGCTGATCACCACCCATCCGCCGCGAAAATCGATCTGCTCCCGTGCGACCCCGGGCATCCTCACCCAGACATCCGTCCTTTCGCCCAAGTCCGCCAGGTCTGAACCCGGTCCGCGGTACTGGTTGAAGCGAACGACGCAGGCGTGGGCGTCTATTGCGGCGCCCAGGCCCGAGCCGATAAGGCCCGAATGGTTGCCCACCACACAAAGGCTTGGCACCGAACGCAGGTGCGCAGCGAACGCGGCCCGGCGCACTTCCTGCTCCCGGTCCAGGCGGGCCATGGCGCTGAGGAAGGGCGACTTGCGCACGAAGGCGGAATCCGCCAGCAAGGCCGCCAGGGGCGGCGATACCTCGCACAGGCGCCGCTTCAGGGGACCCAGGTGGATGGGCGGAGGATGGCCCCGGCCCATGGCCTCCTCGATGAGATTGAAGGCCTCCAGCCAGGCACGGGGGCCCAGCCTGGGCAACACCGCCAGCAGCAGGGGCAGGTGGTGCCTGTGCAGGGGCAGGCCCAGATCACGGCGAAAGGCGAGGTAGGCCACCAGGTCGCCGGCCTGCCTGCTCTTGCGCCAGGCTTCCCGGAATCCCGCCAGGGTGGCGAAGTCATACTGCCCGTCATGCCTGCGCCGGGCGGCCCATTCCCTGCACTGGCGCAAGGGCCAGCCGGACAGGCCCAATTCCGACGTGCGCCCCGCCATGGAAGCTGGCAACGCCCCGGACCTCACGACCGGCCGCCACCCATGGCGGCGATGATGTCAAGGAGCCGCCCCGCCTGGTCCTCCACCCCCGCAAGGGCCAGGACCTTCCGCCGCAACCCCTCCGTCAGGGCGTTGTAACAGGCCTCGTCCCGCAGGCGCTTCAGCGCGCCGTACCAGTCTCCGTCCTCCACTACCAACGCTCCGGCATCCTTGAACCTGGACATGTCCGGATTGGGCGAGCACAAGGTGGGCACCCCCATGTAGCCTGCCTCCAACGCCTTTAGGGCCGACTTGCAGTCGTTGAAGGGTGTCTGCTCCAGGGGGGCCAGGTTGACCCAGACGCCCTGGAAGCGCTGGGGATATTGGTCGAAGGGCACCAGCCCCTCATGAACCAGTTGCGCCTCGGGCACGTCCAGCTTGAAGTTCAGGTGGCCGGTCACCCGCAGCACGGTATCGGGATGCTCCCGCAGGAAGCGTTGCAGATGGCCCGCGACGAGCGCGAAGTCCTGGTCATGGCTGCGTGTGCCCGGCATGTAGGCGATCACGTAGGGCGGCCTGGGCGCATTCGATGCGACCAGTTCCGGGTCGTTTCGCCAGGACCGGAACACAGAGTTGTACAGCACGGATACCGTGCTCCCTGGCAGCAACGCCCTGGCATGTTCGGCCAAAGTGTCCGTTGAAACCGTTACATGGCGGAACCAGGACAGGGCGCGCCGCTGCAGGTGGAAGATGCGCCACTGGATCGGGAGGGGCACCAGGCCGTTGCGTATTGCCGGGGAATACCGCACCAGGCGCGCGTCGAAGATCAGGTCATCCACGTCGGCGATGGTGGCCACCCCCGCGCGACGGTAGCGCCACAACAGCCAGCGCAGCCGCCAGGAAGCCCGGGGACGGTGGAAGACCACCGCGTCCACCTGGTCCGGCGCCGGCGCGTCCTTCATGTGGCAGCGCACCACGTCCAGGCCCTGGCCGGACAGATAGTCGGCCACGTTGTCGCAACGGTAGAAGTAGGATGGGTTCTGGCGGAAGCGACTGGCCACGCGGTTGCAGGCCAGGAAGGCCACGCGCAAGGGGTGTCCGTTCATTCGGGCCGGCCTCTGCATCCTGAAAACGCCAGACTTGAGCCCCGCCTTGCAACCCAGCCCAGGCGCTGGCGAACCGACGGGACGGCGAGCGGATGGATCAGCCGCACCCTGGCTTGATTGGAATCCTGCCCCATGCCGCGGAAGTCAATGCTTCACGGCCGCCAGGATGCCATCGGGCTGATGCGCGGGCTTCGGGTCGTCCATGATGATCCTGTAGCCCATCCCGGCCAGCATCTTCCTGCAACGTACGTGGATGTCCCGGCTGTGGGTGCCCACCAGGAATTGGGCAATGCCGCCGCCATCTGGCATCGCCCGGGAAAATTCCGCCAGCACACCCACTTCCTCTCCCTGGATGTCCATTTGCAGGAGGCCTATGGGCGCCTCCTGGCTACCCACCAACTCTGACAGCGTGATGGCCCGCACCTTCTCCACGCTGGCGTTTTCCCTGACCTTGCCCGACGTGTTCACGAAGCTGCTGTAGTTCATGTCAACGAAGTCCAGATGGCCCGATACGGAGGATATGGCCTCGGGGATGACCGTGAAATCCCTGGCCTCGAAGCCATTCAGACGGAAGTTCTCGGCCATGTAGGCGCGATGCCGCGCCAGGGCCTCCACGGCCACGACCCTGATTTCCGGTCGGTACTTCTTGGCCAGGATGCAGTAGTAGCCCACCGCGGCTCCCACATCCACGTACACGGAGCCCACGGGCATGTCCGTCACCAACTTCAGGAAGATGGCTTCCTCCTCCATTTCGTGCACGTTGTTTCGGGCATAGCGTTCCCGCTGGGCGGGGATGATGTGGTCGTCGTAGATGCGCACGCCGTTGGAAAACGTGTGCACCCGCCGTGCATCTTCCGGGGCAATGCTTGAGCGCTTTGTGAACGGCAATGCCGCAAGCCATGTGGACATTCTGGCTGCAATGCCTGGGATGGGGTTCATGGCTCCTCCGGGAATCGATCTATCACGTGCTTTCTAGCAAAATCGGAAACGAACAGCGCGTCACCGTAGCGTAACTGGCCATTGCCGGCCCTGTGCAGGTCATAGACATCGAAGAGTGAATAGCCGAACCCCGCGAGATGGGTCCAGATTTCGTGAAACAGGGGAGCCCCCTCATAGTGGGGCACGAACATGATTTCACTGTAGATCAGCGTCACCTTTCCACTGGCCAGCAGTGAACGCGCACCCCGCAGGGCCTTCAGTTCCCCGCCCTGGATGTCCAGCTTCAGCACATCGACGGACGAAAGGCCACGGGTTTCCACGAACTCGTCCAGGCTCGTGGCCTCCACCTGGATGCTTGTACGGGTCTCCGCTGCCCTGGGATAATAACGCCTGTCCGAGGCGGGCCTGGGCAGAAGCGAATTGGTGGCGGCCAGGCCGTTGACATAGAAAGTCTCAAGGCCGGACTCGCTGGACACCGCATTGGGGACGACATGAATGTGGTCATCTCCCGCCACCCGCTCGCGCAATGCCGCAATCGAGTCCGGAAAGGGCTCGAAGGCATAGATTTCCGCCTTGGGAAGCAGCTTGCGGTATCGGCTGGCTGTCTGCCCCATGTTGGCGCCCACATCGAAGACCACCGCCCTGTTCCGTTTCATGGCCCTGAGAATGCGCGCCTGGTCCTTGAACGGATCGGGGGGATTTACACCTCTAGGCGTAGCCATCTTCCCGGCACGCCGGTAACCCAGCCGTGCAAGGCCCTTGTCCAGAAATTTCCACATCAGCGCCAAACAACCTCCCAATTCATCCAACTTGTCCGCCAGGGCCCTTCATGGCCATGGCCCAACCTCCGCCGGAGCGGTTATCCACCCACACCGCCCTTACCTGGCCACGACCCGCCGGGTTCGCCAGCAGGACTGTGCCCAACTCGCCAGAGAGAAGTCTTCCCTGGCCAGGGACAGGCCAGGGTGGTGGCAGGGGTCCTCAAACCGGTCCATACGCCATCTGCGGTTCATGTAGGCCGCCTCCGCCTTGAGCCGTCTTCGCTTCTCGGGCGTAATGTCACGACCCCGGCTGGCCGATTCATGGTGATACAGCAGCGCATGGGGCGTCCACACGTTCCGGTAGCCCGCCGCCCCCAGTCGCAGGCAGAAATCCACGTCATTGTACGCAACCGCCAGCTCCCGCTCGTTCAATCCACCCATCCTGACGTATAGATCGCGCCGGATGACCAGGCAGGCCCCCGTGACGGCGGTGCAGTTCTGGGCCACCTGCAGCCGCCCCATGTAACCCGGCGCGTCCCCCGGGAAACCCTTGTGGCCATGGGCGGCGCTGCGCCGCATGCCCACGACGATGCCGGCATGCTGGACGGTACCGTCCGGGTAAAGCAGCTTGGCACCCACGGCGCCCACCTCCGGCCGCATGGCATGGGAAACCATTTCCCGCAGCCAGTCTTCCGAGATGACTTCCACGTCGTCGTTCAGGAGACAGACCACCTCCGCATCCGTGGCGGCCACGGCCATGTTGTTGATGGCGGAGTAGTTGAAGGGCCTCGGGAAGGGCAGCACCCGGACGTCGGGTTTGCCCGCCATGTTTTCGAGGAAGCGCAGCGTGTCGGCATCGTCGGACCGGTTGTCCACGATGAGGACGGAAAAATTGTCATAGCGGGTTCTGTCCAAAAGACTGCCCACGCATTTCCCCAGCAGGGCACCGCCATTGCGGGTGGGGATGATGATCTCGACCCGGGGCAAGGGAACGGGGATCGGGTAACGCACCCGCACGGTGCCCGCCAAAGCGCCCGGTTCCGCGAACGGCCCGCTTGCGCCACCGAGTTCCACCTCCAGCATCCTCATGCGGGCCCGAGCGTCGTCGGGATTGCCGGCCGGGTTGCCGGCACAGTCACGCCGTTGCACCAGCACCCTGGGGATGTGGCGGCACTCCGCGCCTGCCTCAGCCAGGCGAAACAACACGGCCGTGCGCCATTCGTCCTCCGCCCCAACGACACGCTCCAGCTGGGCAACCAGGGGATCCCGCCGGATGGCCAGGAACCCGCTCACGTAGTCCATGCCGCGGAACAGTTCCGGGTTCCATGCGGGCTTGAGCATGAGCCTGGCCGCTCCATCCGAGGCCATGCACGCGACATCGCCGTAAAGAAGATCCGCGGCGGGGAACTTGTCGATGGCACGGGCCAGGTCATGCAAGGCATTGGCCGGAAGACGATCTGAGAGGGCAAGCTCCACCACGTATTCCCCCCTGGCATTGGCGACGGCCTGCCGCATGGCCGCCATTGCGCCACCTGGCGAAGCCTGGACGATCCGCAACCTGCCCTCCCCAATAGGCGGCGGGGACAACTCCGCCAAGACCCGGTCCACGCAAAGCACCAGATCCCAGGCGGGATAGGTCTGGGCTTCCAGGCCATGGCAGAAAGCCGCCACGTCCCCAGCCCCCTCATGGGCAATGGCGATGAGTGTGATGTGGGGCATCCCGGCCCCCGCCCCCGTGCATGCGCCTGGCATGCGCCGGAGGCGGCTCATCAGCCTCCCCAGGCTCCACCCGCAACATGCGTCGGCCAACTTCAGTTCCGCCCCCGTCCCGCCAGCAGCCCACCCAGCCAGTGAACCCAGCCCGCAGGCCAGGCGCATCGCCGCTTGGCGTCCCGCAGGATGGTGCGCGGCAGTTCCTTGCGGAATACCGGGTCTTCGCCCCGGCTCAATCCCGCCCGGTCGTTGTACTCGGCCACCAGACGGTCCACCCAACGAATGGACAACCCGGGATGCCGGAAGCAGCGGATGTTCAGGTCCCAGTCCGCCCAGATCGGATACCGAAGGCTGAAACCGCCCACCCGCTCGAACAGCGACCGCCGGTAGAACACGGCCTGATGGCAGATGTTGGCCTCGAACAGCAGCCGGTCCAGGCTCCACTCGCCGCCGTAGCGGTTACCCGTGCTCCTGTTGATGACGTCGCCGTAAAGCATGTCCGGCGTAACATCCCGCAGTTGGGCGGCCACGTCGGCGAGCACGTCCGGGTCGTGCAAGCGGTCGTCTGCCCCCATGAAGTAAAGCCATTGTCCCCGTGACAGGGTGATGCCCTTGTTCATGGCCTCATAGGGGCCTCGATCCGCTTCGACGCGCACGTGCAGGGTATGGCCCACCTTGCCGGCGTAGGGCCGCGCCAGGTCCGCCGTGTTGTCCGCGGAACCCCCGTCCAGGATCCAGACATCGAAATCCTCGAAGGACTGGCCCGCAAGAGACCGCAGGCAGTCGTCGATGCTCGCCGCGGCATCGCGTGTCGGGATCACGACGGAGATAAGGGGCGCGGCATGGGTTTCCATGACGGACTGGTTCAATTCGCACCCTGGCCTTGGGAATCGGCTACGTAAAAGGCGGCGTCAAGCGCCATCTGAAGACCGGCCCAGGTGCCACTCCGTCAGGACCGCCCGGCATTGGAGGCAATCCAGTTTCCCCAGCAGGGCCCGCACCCCGTCCGCATCGGCGGAGGCACGAAGGCCGATCAATGTCTCCGGCACGTCGCAAGCGTCATCGATATGGGCCGAGAAAGCCCAGAGCCCCTGATTGGAGAAGGAGCTGTTGATATCCCACTTCGTCGCGTTCAACGCCTGCACTTGCCGAACCGCATGGGCGGGAACGCCCAATTCCCGTTCCAGGAGAAGCGGCACGATGTCCGCCGGGGCTTTTCCTTCAGGCAGGCGCCCCCCCGGAAAATCCAGGGTATGCCGGCACACTCCCGGCCGAAAGGTGGGTTTCGCGGTCAAGAGTTGACCCCTGTGGATGGGCAGAACGATGACCGAGTCCACCTTCTCCACGCGCCAGTATTCGAGTTCCTTGCCCTTGTCGCAGATCCAGCGTTCCCCCACCAGGGTCACCCACCTGGATGAAACGCGCACCAACTCGTTGGTCAGTGTCCAGTCGCCCAAGAACTTCGATACATCTTTCATTGCTGGATCCCCAGGATGTCAGGCTGGCCCAGAGCAGACGACTGCATCCGTGTCACTCCCTCAAGAAGCAGCGGCTTGCCGAGGCTGACACTCTTGACGTCCACGGCCCCGACGAATCTCAAGTGGGACCATCTTCTGAAACGATAGCCCGCCTGGCCAGCCAAACTGGGGCCATCGAGAAGGGTGTTTCCCTGCTGGTCCGCTATATGTCGCACACTGAACCACGGCCATAGTTCCGCCTTCTTGATTTTCCTGGGTGCCCGGAAATCAACGGCCTCCCCTCTATGTGGGCGGCCTGCGCCAACCGCCTCGCTGCCGCTGACTTCGATCACCATCAACTCATGCTCACCTTTCGGATCATCCACCTCAGCCACGGCCAGCATCGAAGAATCGGGATCCTTCAATACGGCCGAGATCTCCAATTTCTGGTACGGCTCCAGCGACCGTTCGTAATCAAGCAGCAGGTCGTGCTCGCCCTCCATCTTCCCGGTAACGGGGGACAGGCGAAGGACGTCCTCGGCCCGATCCGTAAAGAGCGTGGCATCCGGCCAGCCCCAGGTTGAGATGGCCCTGGCCGTGAACACGATCCCGACAGGCATCTCGGGCACTCTAACCTTGTCGTTGAGCAGGATTTCGCCTTCGCCCGGCGCCAGTCTCAGAACGCCCTTTCGAGGCGTTCCCTCCAGGGTGAATTTCGTGCCATCCAGTTTCAGGCGCCCCCCCTTGCCATCGTCCGGCGCCACCACCACCAGCCCATGGGCAAACTCGCGCTTGTACAGGCCACCAGCCACGCTGTATGGCCCTAGGGCCTGACCGAGCTTGATGCCCCAGTCCTTGTAAACGTCGAGGCCACCCGCACGCCCTTTCTGCGTCGGCACCTGGAAAGTGGCG
This window contains:
- a CDS encoding glycosyltransferase family 29 protein, translated to MAGRTSELGLSGWPLRQCREWAARRRHDGQYDFATLAGFREAWRKSRQAGDLVAYLAFRRDLGLPLHRHHLPLLLAVLPRLGPRAWLEAFNLIEEAMGRGHPPPIHLGPLKRRLCEVSPPLAALLADSAFVRKSPFLSAMARLDREQEVRRAAFAAHLRSVPSLCVVGNHSGLIGSGLGAAIDAHACVVRFNQYRGPGSDLADLGERTDVWVRMPGVAREQIDFRGGWVVISGPDLRYRLSNWHAARDLLERNVPMLTVPLDVWRDLVAELAAPPSAGLLFLAWLRRLLPHGLRGVGLAGFQRASDKEGAYHHAVVGKQAGHRHDWPLERALLEDWTQEGGARWLARS
- a CDS encoding NUDIX hydrolase; translated protein: MKDVSKFLGDWTLTNELVRVSSRWVTLVGERWICDKGKELEYWRVEKVDSVIVLPIHRGQLLTAKPTFRPGVCRHTLDFPGGRLPEGKAPADIVPLLLERELGVPAHAVRQVQALNATKWDINSSFSNQGLWAFSAHIDDACDVPETLIGLRASADADGVRALLGKLDCLQCRAVLTEWHLGRSSDGA
- a CDS encoding glycosyltransferase — its product is METHAAPLISVVIPTRDAAASIDDCLRSLAGQSFEDFDVWILDGGSADNTADLARPYAGKVGHTLHVRVEADRGPYEAMNKGITLSRGQWLYFMGADDRLHDPDVLADVAAQLRDVTPDMLYGDVINRSTGNRYGGEWSLDRLLFEANICHQAVFYRRSLFERVGGFSLRYPIWADWDLNIRCFRHPGLSIRWVDRLVAEYNDRAGLSRGEDPVFRKELPRTILRDAKRRCAWPAGWVHWLGGLLAGRGRN
- a CDS encoding glycosyltransferase, whose product is MSRLRRMPGACTGAGAGMPHITLIAIAHEGAGDVAAFCHGLEAQTYPAWDLVLCVDRVLAELSPPPIGEGRLRIVQASPGGAMAAMRQAVANARGEYVVELALSDRLPANALHDLARAIDKFPAADLLYGDVACMASDGAARLMLKPAWNPELFRGMDYVSGFLAIRRDPLVAQLERVVGAEDEWRTAVLFRLAEAGAECRHIPRVLVQRRDCAGNPAGNPDDARARMRMLEVELGGASGPFAEPGALAGTVRVRYPIPVPLPRVEIIIPTRNGGALLGKCVGSLLDRTRYDNFSVLIVDNRSDDADTLRFLENMAGKPDVRVLPFPRPFNYSAINNMAVAATDAEVVCLLNDDVEVISEDWLREMVSHAMRPEVGAVGAKLLYPDGTVQHAGIVVGMRRSAAHGHKGFPGDAPGYMGRLQVAQNCTAVTGACLVIRRDLYVRMGGLNERELAVAYNDVDFCLRLGAAGYRNVWTPHALLYHHESASRGRDITPEKRRRLKAEAAYMNRRWRMDRFEDPCHHPGLSLAREDFSLASWAQSCWRTRRVVAR
- a CDS encoding FkbM family methyltransferase, coding for MKRNRAVVFDVGANMGQTASRYRKLLPKAEIYAFEPFPDSIAALRERVAGDDHIHVVPNAVSSESGLETFYVNGLAATNSLLPRPASDRRYYPRAAETRTSIQVEATSLDEFVETRGLSSVDVLKLDIQGGELKALRGARSLLASGKVTLIYSEIMFVPHYEGAPLFHEIWTHLAGFGYSLFDVYDLHRAGNGQLRYGDALFVSDFARKHVIDRFPEEP
- a CDS encoding FkbM family methyltransferase, which gives rise to MHTFSNGVRIYDDHIIPAQRERYARNNVHEMEEEAIFLKLVTDMPVGSVYVDVGAAVGYYCILAKKYRPEIRVVAVEALARHRAYMAENFRLNGFEARDFTVIPEAISSVSGHLDFVDMNYSSFVNTSGKVRENASVEKVRAITLSELVGSQEAPIGLLQMDIQGEEVGVLAEFSRAMPDGGGIAQFLVGTHSRDIHVRCRKMLAGMGYRIIMDDPKPAHQPDGILAAVKH